In Trichoderma asperellum chromosome 1, complete sequence, a single window of DNA contains:
- a CDS encoding uncharacterized protein (BUSCO:EOG092D47YD~TransMembrane:1 (o149-169i)) yields the protein MSSEPVFVLPGDHIDPSLIPSHPKKPVRLGPGLRHVPPSDLLPTLAGQLVTDRQKNAIRVETSNGRYIPRVGELVIGTINKSASEVYFVSLSDYTAPALLPQLSFESATKKTRPILAPGALVYARVTLANKHMDAELECVSASTGKADGLGPLVGGMLFTVSVGMARLLMMPKKAQQGKVVVLDELADAGLQFETATGRNGRLWVDSDSTKTIIVVGRAIQETDQKSLGADEQRKLVKKLIKELS from the exons ATGTCTTCAGAACCCGTCTTTGTCCTGCCGGGCGATCACATTGACCCTTCCCTCATCCCCTCACATCCCAAGAAGCCCGTCCGTCTAGGTCCTGGCCTGCGCCATGTCCCTCCGAGCGATCTTCTCCCAACGCTGGCAGGCCAGCTGgtgacagacagacagaagAATGCAATCCGAGTAGAGACATCCAACGGCAGA TACATCCCGCGAGTTGGCGAGCTCGTCATCGGCACCATCAACAAGTCTGCTTCAGAAGTCTACTTTGTCAGCCTCTCCGACTACACCGCTCCCGCTCTCCTCCCCCAGCTCTCATTCGAATCAGCCACCAAAAAGACGCGCCCCATCTTGGCGCCCGGGGCCTTGGTATACGCCCGCGTCACTCTGGCCAACAAGCACATGGACGCCGAGCTCGAGTGTGTCTCGGCCTCTACAGGCAAGGCAGATGGTCTCGGACCGCTGGTGGGAGGCATGCTATTCACAGTGTCAGTGGGCATGGCCCGCCTCCTGATGATGCCCAAGAAGGCGCAGCAGGGCAAGGTCGTGGTTCTGGATGAGCTTGCCGACGCCGGCCTTCAGTTTGAGACGGCGACTGGCAGAAACGGCCGGCTATGGGTGGACAGTGATAGCACCAAGACCATCATCGTGGTCGGCAGAGCCATACAAGAAACCGACCAAAAGTCCCTCGGCGCAGACGAGCAGAGGAAATTGGTAAAAAAGCTAATCAAGGAGCTGAGCTAA
- a CDS encoding uncharacterized protein (EggNog:ENOG41) — protein sequence MSESNGVKSVVEPGERVAIGITFGNSNSSIAFTVDDKAEVIANEDGDRQIPTTLSYVDGDEYYGTQAKAFLVRNPTNTVAYFKDFLGQEFKSIDPTHCHAAAHPQDVSGTVSFTVKDKAGDEAEASTISVSEAATRYLRRLVGSASDYLGKKVTSAVITVPTNFTEKQREALIKAANDADLEVLQLISDPVAAVLAYDARPEAKVEDKIVVVADLGGTRSDVAVVASRGGIYTILATAHDYEFSGVHLDEALMDYFAKEFIKKHNVDPRSNAKSLAKLRQESEATKKALSLGTNAQFSVESLADGFDFSATLNRTRYEMVSRKIFDGFNRLVESVIKKAELDVLDVDEVIMCGGTSHTPRIATNFQSIFPESTKILAPATSATAINPSDLQARGAALQASLIQEYEAADIEQSTHPAVTTVKHISNAIGVVTKNADGEDVFTPIMQAETAVPARRTVHIAATGDVLIKVVEGGTHIKVTKPEPKAKEDKEENEDEDDSDFDDDEEEEEKREKVWKIGEALAEAAIKGVGKDGKVEVTINVAADLSVTVTAREVGGKGGVRGNIQAP from the exons ATGTCTGAGAGCAACGGCGTCAAGTCCGTGGTCGAGCCCGGCGAGCGAGTCGCTATCGGCATCACCTTTGGCAACTCCAACAGTTCCATTGCCTTCACTGTCGACGACAAGGCCGAGGTCATTGCCAACGAGGACGGTG ACCGACAGATTCCCACCACTCTCTCCTAcgtcgatggcgatgagtaCTACGGCACTCAGGCCAAGGCCTTCCTGGTCCGCAACCCGACCAACACCGTTGCCTACTTCAAAGACTTCCTAGGCCAAGA attCAAGTCAATCGACCCCACACACTGCCACGCTGCTGCCCACCCTCAAGACGTCTCCGGCACCGTCTCCTTCACCgtcaaggacaaggccggcgacgaggccgaggctTCCACCATCTCAGTTTCCGAGGCTGCCACCCGATACCTGCGCCGCCTCGTCGGCTCTGCCTCCGACTACCTGGGCAAGAAGGTCACTTCCGCCGTCATCACCGTCCCCACCAACTTCACCGAGAAGCAGCGCGAGGCCCTGATCAAGGCCGCCAACGACGCCGACCTCGAGGTTCTGCAGCTCATCTCCGACCCCGTTGCCGCCGTCCTGGCCTACGATGCCCGCCCCGAGGCCAAGGTCGAGGACaagattgttgttgttgccgacCTCGGTGGCACCCGCTCCGACGTCGCCGTTGTTGCCTCAAGAGGCGGCATCTACACCATCCTCGCCACCGCCCACGACTACGAGTTCTCCGGCGTCCACCTGGACGAGGCCCTGATGGACTACTTCGCCAAGGAGTTCATCAAGAAGCACAACGTCGACCCTCGATCAAACGCAAAGAGCCTGGCCAAGCTCCGACAAGAGTCCGAGGCCACCAAGAAGGCCCTGAGCTTGGGCACCAACGCCCAGTTCAGCGTCGAGAGCTTGGCTGACGGCTTCGACTTCTCCGCCACCCTCAACCGCACCCGATACGAAATGGTTTCCCGCAAGATCTTTGATGGCTTCAACCGCCTGGTCGAGAGCGTTATCAAGAAGGCCGAGCTGGACGTCCTCGACGTCGACGAGGTCATCATGTGCGGCGGTACCTCCCACACCCCCCGCATCGCCACCAACTTCCAGTCCATCTTCCCCGAGTCGACCAAGATCCTCGCCCCTGCCACCAGCGCCACCGCCATCAACCCCTCTGACCTGCAGGCCCGCGGTGCCGCTCTCCAGGCGTCCCTGATCCAGGAGTACGAGGCCGCCGACATCGAGCAGTCCACCCACCCTGCCGTCACCACCGTCAAGCACATCTCCAACGCCATTGGTGTCGTCACCAAGAACGCCGACGGCGAGGACGTCTTCACCCCCATCATGCAGGCCGAGACCGCCGTCCCCGCCCGCCGCACCGTCCACATCGCCGCCACTGGCGATGTCCTGATCAAGGTTGTCGAGGGCGGCACCCACATCAAGGTCACCAAGCCCGagcccaaggccaaggaggacaaggaagagaacgaggacgaggacgactctgactttgacgatgatgaggaagaggaggagaagcgcgAAAAGGTTTGGAAGATTGGCGAGGCCCTTGCCGAGGCTGCCATCAAGGGTGTTGGCAAGGATGGCAAGGTTGAGGTTACCATCAACGTCGCTGCGGATCTCAGCGTGACTGTGACTGCTAGAGAAGTTGGCGGAAAGGGTGGTGTCCGGGGTAACATTCAGGCTCCTTAA
- a CDS encoding uncharacterized protein (EggNog:ENOG41) — MATLIGKGRKPKFELHLKIYDLNNVPLVSGTSFIKWHLPHSMHADHRGRTPKAAIANHRVEYSFNKVITGVRMSVDKSNSLNECLIEFEIVQEFALTEKISLGHIKLNLAEYVEESETFLREINALPSTRKRTNSSGSPTSANDLKLSDEVQRDAEEGIVRRYLMQDSKVNSTLKISILLIQVDGERSFIAPPLKTAPVFGGIAGFMAPEQNEDEVLGRKSIFLPSLRRHTVTHHPDADADADADTDTDADTNADTDLLPQLCQIYLRIEMLLRSKIYIVELSQLPGLGSPLNSIPMSASRTFSPVGTAGEQSTEAPPAQILKMTTMKRMAPSGPTNSAAWA; from the exons ATGGCTACCCTGA TCGGCAAGGGGCGCAAG CCCAAATTTGAACTTCATCTAAAG ATTTATGATTTAAACAACGTACCTCTTGTTTCTGGAACTTCATTCATCAAATGGCATCTACCGCATTCTATGCATGCCGACCATCGCGGTCGCACGCCCAAGGCGGCCATCGCCAATCATCGGGTGGAATACAGCTTCAACAAAGTAATAACAGGCGTTCGCATGTCCGTCGACAAGAGCAACAGCCTCAATGAGTGTCTAATAGAGTTCGAAATTGTCCAAGAATTTGCTCTCACAGAGAAGATTTCACTCGGCCACATCAAGCTCAACCTGGCTGAATATGTTGAGGAGAGCGAAACGTTTTTGAGAGAGATAAATGCTTTGCCTTCGACTAGAAAACGAACGAATAGCTCAGGGAGCCCAACGAGTGCCAACGACTTGAAATTGTCCGACGAAGTCCAAAGAGATGCTGAAGAGGGCATCGTCCGCAGGTATCTCATGCAGGACAGCAAAGTCAACAGCACCCTCAAGATTAGTATCCTGCTCATCCAAGTGGACGGTGAACGCAGCTTTATTGCGCCACCATTGAAGACGGCCCCAGTGTTTGGGGGAATTGCGGGTTTCATGGCTCCAGAAcagaatgaagatgaagttcTAGGACGTAAGTCGATCTTTCTGCCGAGTCTGCGTCGTCACACTGTCACGCACCATcccgatgccgatgccgatgccgatgcaGACACTGATACTGATGCTGATACTAATGCTGATACTGATCTCCTCCCACAGCTTTGCCAAATTTATCTAAGAATAGAGATGTTGCTGAGGTCCAAGATTTATATCGTCGAACTCTCGCAGCTTCCTGGACTCGGCAGCCCTCTGAACTCCATACCGATGAGTGCATCGAGGACATTTTCGCCGGTGGGAACGGCTGGAGAACAAAGCACAGAAGCGCCACCAGCCCAGAttctgaagatgacgactATGAAGAGGATGGCACCCTCCGGCCCAACGAATTCCGCCGCATGGGCATGA
- a CDS encoding uncharacterized protein (EggNog:ENOG41): protein MPSFFPSVGKGRKPKFELHLKIYDLNNVPLVSGTSFIKWHLPHSMHADHRGRTPKAAIANHRVEYSFNKVITGVRMSVDKSNSLNECLIEFEIVQEFALTEKISLGHIKLNLAEYVEESETFLREINALPSTRKRTNSSGSPTSANDLKLSDEVQRDAEEGIVRRYLMQDSKVNSTLKISILLIQVDGERSFIAPPLKTAPVFGGIAGFMAPEQNEDEVLGRKSIFLPSLRRHTVTHHPDADADADADTDTDADTNADTDLLPQLCQIYLRIEMLLRSKIYIVELSQLPGLGSPLNSIPMSASRTFSPVGTAGEQSTEAPPAQILKMTTMKRMAPSGPTNSAAWA, encoded by the exons atgccttcttttttcccctcagTCGGCAAGGGGCGCAAG CCCAAATTTGAACTTCATCTAAAG ATTTATGATTTAAACAACGTACCTCTTGTTTCTGGAACTTCATTCATCAAATGGCATCTACCGCATTCTATGCATGCCGACCATCGCGGTCGCACGCCCAAGGCGGCCATCGCCAATCATCGGGTGGAATACAGCTTCAACAAAGTAATAACAGGCGTTCGCATGTCCGTCGACAAGAGCAACAGCCTCAATGAGTGTCTAATAGAGTTCGAAATTGTCCAAGAATTTGCTCTCACAGAGAAGATTTCACTCGGCCACATCAAGCTCAACCTGGCTGAATATGTTGAGGAGAGCGAAACGTTTTTGAGAGAGATAAATGCTTTGCCTTCGACTAGAAAACGAACGAATAGCTCAGGGAGCCCAACGAGTGCCAACGACTTGAAATTGTCCGACGAAGTCCAAAGAGATGCTGAAGAGGGCATCGTCCGCAGGTATCTCATGCAGGACAGCAAAGTCAACAGCACCCTCAAGATTAGTATCCTGCTCATCCAAGTGGACGGTGAACGCAGCTTTATTGCGCCACCATTGAAGACGGCCCCAGTGTTTGGGGGAATTGCGGGTTTCATGGCTCCAGAAcagaatgaagatgaagttcTAGGACGTAAGTCGATCTTTCTGCCGAGTCTGCGTCGTCACACTGTCACGCACCATcccgatgccgatgccgatgccgatgcaGACACTGATACTGATGCTGATACTAATGCTGATACTGATCTCCTCCCACAGCTTTGCCAAATTTATCTAAGAATAGAGATGTTGCTGAGGTCCAAGATTTATATCGTCGAACTCTCGCAGCTTCCTGGACTCGGCAGCCCTCTGAACTCCATACCGATGAGTGCATCGAGGACATTTTCGCCGGTGGGAACGGCTGGAGAACAAAGCACAGAAGCGCCACCAGCCCAGAttctgaagatgacgactATGAAGAGGATGGCACCCTCCGGCCCAACGAATTCCGCCGCATGGGCATGA
- a CDS encoding uncharacterized protein (EggNog:ENOG41), translating to MHADHRGRTPKAAIANHRVEYSFNKVITGVRMSVDKSNSLNECLIEFEIVQEFALTEKISLGHIKLNLAEYVEESETFLREINALPSTRKRTNSSGSPTSANDLKLSDEVQRDAEEGIVRRYLMQDSKVNSTLKISILLIQVDGERSFIAPPLKTAPVFGGIAGFMAPEQNEDEVLGRKSIFLPSLRRHTVTHHPDADADADADTDTDADTNADTDLLPQLCQIYLRIEMLLRSKIYIVELSQLPGLGSPLNSIPMSASRTFSPVGTAGEQSTEAPPAQILKMTTMKRMAPSGPTNSAAWA from the coding sequence ATGCATGCCGACCATCGCGGTCGCACGCCCAAGGCGGCCATCGCCAATCATCGGGTGGAATACAGCTTCAACAAAGTAATAACAGGCGTTCGCATGTCCGTCGACAAGAGCAACAGCCTCAATGAGTGTCTAATAGAGTTCGAAATTGTCCAAGAATTTGCTCTCACAGAGAAGATTTCACTCGGCCACATCAAGCTCAACCTGGCTGAATATGTTGAGGAGAGCGAAACGTTTTTGAGAGAGATAAATGCTTTGCCTTCGACTAGAAAACGAACGAATAGCTCAGGGAGCCCAACGAGTGCCAACGACTTGAAATTGTCCGACGAAGTCCAAAGAGATGCTGAAGAGGGCATCGTCCGCAGGTATCTCATGCAGGACAGCAAAGTCAACAGCACCCTCAAGATTAGTATCCTGCTCATCCAAGTGGACGGTGAACGCAGCTTTATTGCGCCACCATTGAAGACGGCCCCAGTGTTTGGGGGAATTGCGGGTTTCATGGCTCCAGAAcagaatgaagatgaagttcTAGGACGTAAGTCGATCTTTCTGCCGAGTCTGCGTCGTCACACTGTCACGCACCATcccgatgccgatgccgatgccgatgcaGACACTGATACTGATGCTGATACTAATGCTGATACTGATCTCCTCCCACAGCTTTGCCAAATTTATCTAAGAATAGAGATGTTGCTGAGGTCCAAGATTTATATCGTCGAACTCTCGCAGCTTCCTGGACTCGGCAGCCCTCTGAACTCCATACCGATGAGTGCATCGAGGACATTTTCGCCGGTGGGAACGGCTGGAGAACAAAGCACAGAAGCGCCACCAGCCCAGAttctgaagatgacgactATGAAGAGGATGGCACCCTCCGGCCCAACGAATTCCGCCGCATGGGCATGA